In a single window of the Nitrospira sp. MA-1 genome:
- a CDS encoding sugar ABC transporter substrate-binding protein — translation MAPAWEKRPGITISAIFALAVVLGAMFAACTNGSGQDDILEIKFWAMGREGEIVPEVLKEFERENPGVRVIVQQIPWTSAHEKLLTAFAGDALPDVAQMGNTWIAEFAALDAVAGLDERAGASSVIKEEDYFPGIWATNVVGDTLYGVPWYVDTRLLFYRQDILKASGIVRPPRDWAEWMQAATAVKQHVGKDNFAFYVPLNEYEMQVSLALQQRVPLLRDGNRYGNFSSPELVSALDFYLDFFRKGLAPPSSETDIANVWDEFARGHFTFYLTGPWNIGEFRRRLPADLQDDWMTAILPGPSGPGASTAGGSSLVVFKHSEHQDAAFRLMEFLSRPEIQQQFYEISGNLPPRRSSWRGDRLESDPYLVAFREQLERALPAPKIPEWERIVQELRMVTERAVHEQWTAEEVARELDSRIDRILEKRRWMLARDGGDGS, via the coding sequence ATGGCACCAGCTTGGGAAAAAAGACCTGGAATAACAATATCGGCCATATTTGCGCTTGCCGTGGTGCTGGGTGCCATGTTTGCCGCATGCACAAACGGGAGCGGGCAGGATGACATTCTGGAAATTAAGTTCTGGGCTATGGGTCGTGAAGGGGAAATTGTTCCGGAGGTTCTCAAAGAGTTTGAACGCGAGAATCCTGGGGTTCGCGTCATTGTCCAGCAGATTCCCTGGACCTCGGCTCATGAAAAACTGTTGACGGCTTTTGCCGGAGACGCCCTGCCTGATGTCGCCCAGATGGGCAATACCTGGATAGCGGAATTTGCTGCGCTTGATGCCGTTGCCGGGCTGGACGAGAGGGCAGGTGCTTCTTCCGTGATTAAGGAAGAGGATTATTTCCCGGGGATTTGGGCGACGAACGTCGTTGGCGATACCTTGTACGGGGTGCCCTGGTATGTGGATACGCGGCTCCTCTTTTACCGGCAGGATATTCTTAAGGCTTCTGGAATTGTTCGCCCCCCACGTGACTGGGCTGAATGGATGCAGGCCGCAACGGCCGTGAAGCAACATGTTGGGAAAGACAACTTTGCCTTTTACGTGCCACTGAATGAGTATGAGATGCAGGTGTCTCTTGCTCTTCAACAAAGGGTGCCGTTGCTGCGGGACGGAAATCGGTATGGCAATTTTTCCAGTCCTGAGCTGGTGTCCGCTCTTGATTTTTATCTCGACTTTTTTCGAAAGGGGCTGGCACCACCTTCCAGTGAAACCGACATTGCCAATGTATGGGATGAGTTTGCACGCGGCCACTTTACCTTCTATCTGACCGGGCCGTGGAATATTGGCGAATTCCGTCGCCGGTTGCCTGCCGATCTGCAGGATGATTGGATGACGGCCATCCTGCCTGGGCCTTCGGGTCCGGGTGCCTCTACAGCGGGCGGTTCCAGCCTGGTGGTGTTTAAACATTCAGAGCATCAAGATGCAGCATTCCGGCTGATGGAATTTCTGTCCCGTCCCGAAATCCAGCAACAGTTTTATGAGATCAGCGGGAATCTGCCGCCGCGTCGGTCAAGCTGGCGCGGAGACCGGCTTGAATCAGATCCGTACCTCGTGGCCTTCAGGGAACAGCTTGAGCGTGCGCTACCGGCACCGAAAATCCCGGAGTGGGAACGCATCGTGCAGGAATTGCGCATGGTGACGGAGCGTGCAGTCCATGAGCAATGGACGGCTGAAGAAGTGGCGCGTGAACTGGATAGCCGGATCGATCGCATTTTGGAGAAACGTCGCTGGATGCTGGCGCGGGATGGGGGAGACGGGTCGTGA
- a CDS encoding sugar ABC transporter permease, with protein MKSSVAGWLFAGPALAIIAVFFFLPVLAALALSLTDFDIYALADLSNLRFVGFQNYIELLQRPLFWQALGNTLYFVLVGAPLSVFVSLAGALLLNGQMVRFKGFFRTALFAPVVTTIVAVAVIWRYLLHTRYGLINYSLDWLGLPVVDWLGDPHFSMPSIILFAVWKNFGYNMIILLAGLQAIPGDLYEAARIDGANALQRFFHVTLPSLIPSLFLVGVLTMAGYFQLFAEPYVMTQGGPVQSTLSIIYLMYEEGFKWWSLGSASAVAFILFVFMIVAAIGQLMVMRRYGSGV; from the coding sequence GTGAAATCGTCCGTGGCAGGCTGGCTGTTTGCCGGGCCGGCGCTGGCGATCATTGCCGTCTTTTTCTTTCTGCCGGTGCTGGCGGCCTTGGCTCTCAGTCTGACGGATTTTGATATTTATGCCCTGGCCGACCTTTCCAACCTGCGATTCGTGGGATTCCAAAACTATATTGAGCTGTTGCAACGACCGTTGTTCTGGCAGGCACTGGGTAATACGCTGTATTTTGTGCTGGTCGGTGCCCCCCTCTCGGTGTTCGTGTCACTGGCGGGAGCACTGCTGCTGAACGGGCAGATGGTGCGGTTTAAGGGATTTTTCAGGACGGCACTATTTGCGCCGGTGGTGACGACGATTGTGGCCGTGGCGGTGATTTGGCGTTATCTTCTGCATACCCGTTATGGCTTGATTAATTATTCCCTCGATTGGTTGGGCCTTCCTGTTGTGGACTGGCTGGGTGATCCGCATTTTTCCATGCCGTCCATCATTCTTTTCGCGGTCTGGAAAAACTTTGGTTACAATATGATTATTCTCCTGGCGGGTCTCCAGGCGATACCCGGCGATTTGTATGAGGCTGCACGGATTGACGGGGCCAATGCCCTTCAGCGTTTTTTCCATGTCACATTGCCTTCCCTTATTCCCTCACTGTTTCTCGTCGGGGTGCTGACCATGGCCGGATACTTCCAATTGTTTGCCGAACCCTATGTGATGACACAGGGCGGACCCGTCCAGAGTACGCTCAGCATTATTTATCTGATGTATGAAGAAGGTTTTAAATGGTGGAGCCTGGGGTCGGCATCTGCCGTGGCGTTTATTCTCTTTGTTTTTATGATTGTGGCGGCAATCGGCCAGCTTATGGTGATGCGTCGGTATGGGAGTGGAGTGTAG
- a CDS encoding carbohydrate ABC transporter permease has product MIGKPMRQLWRGSGVNIGLSFLSMFALFPLLWMLSVSFMAPGEASNFPPPLLPEHPTVANYIKLFEYSSMGRNFLNSLFVATAATLLSLTFNVAAGYAFAKLEFKGRHLLFRGLLSALVIPAQVSMIPLFLMLKGMGLVNSWIGVLIPFVASIFGIFLVRQYALSIPTELIESARIEGASELRIFRSVVVPLLTPILITLGLFTFMAAWNDFLWPLIVLTDRDKYTLPIALASLSREHVQDVELMMAGAVITVTPVLILFLMLQRFYMSGNLAGSVKG; this is encoded by the coding sequence ATGATTGGTAAGCCTATGAGACAACTATGGAGAGGATCCGGCGTGAATATCGGCCTGTCGTTTCTTTCCATGTTTGCCCTGTTCCCGTTGCTGTGGATGCTGAGTGTGTCCTTTATGGCTCCGGGAGAAGCCAGCAATTTCCCGCCGCCGCTGTTGCCGGAGCATCCGACGGTCGCCAATTATATTAAGCTTTTTGAATATTCCAGCATGGGAAGAAACTTCTTGAATTCCCTGTTTGTCGCGACGGCGGCTACCCTGTTGTCACTCACGTTTAATGTGGCTGCCGGATATGCGTTTGCCAAACTGGAGTTCAAAGGTCGGCACCTGTTGTTCCGCGGACTGTTGAGTGCCCTGGTTATTCCGGCCCAGGTGTCCATGATTCCGCTTTTTTTGATGTTGAAAGGGATGGGGTTGGTGAATAGCTGGATCGGTGTGCTGATCCCCTTTGTGGCCAGCATATTTGGTATATTCCTGGTACGGCAGTATGCTTTGTCCATTCCGACGGAACTGATCGAGTCGGCCAGGATTGAAGGGGCCAGTGAACTACGCATTTTCCGGTCGGTCGTGGTGCCGTTGCTGACACCCATTCTGATCACACTGGGGCTGTTTACCTTTATGGCTGCATGGAATGATTTTTTATGGCCGCTGATCGTGCTGACCGACAGGGATAAATATACTCTGCCGATTGCGCTGGCCTCTTTGTCGCGTGAGCATGTGCAGGATGTCGAACTGATGATGGCCGGGGCCGTGATCACTGTGACACCGGTTTTGATTCTTTTTCTGATGCTTCAGCGTTTTTATATGAGCGGAAATCTTGCGGGAAGTGTCAAAGGATGA
- a CDS encoding discoidin domain-containing protein, translating to MRGSWRTSCCLFVGMVWLLLPVCAFGENPAANDFRLLDGFENVGEWKTIATEYSEASLRMAEGVKGSALQLSYELRTAGAANAHRAIQLDLSNNFEIAFTLRGHAPQSTFEIRLVDVSGANVWWKQFHDYEFPDDWTTVRIRRSDIHFAWGPIKDQNLNTIAKFEFVILGETGDEGTVEFDALQIRPLPEPPAVIPPVVAMAGDIPVPAVLDGNPETTWTAEIPTDLIFDLGYLRDFGGLTLRWAEGQVPEAMDLALSEDGTDWTMPDWERGTGPSSPGIIGYVRTAEAFGRYVRLSLTPASEGRIGLREARIEPPEFGQNDNQFLLSLAREAKKGSYPRSFFGEQIYWTVVGPPQGGRSAMLSEDGAMEPGPGAFSIEPFLLENGSVLSWADGEHHHSLLDEYLPLPRVRRTHEDLSLEISAHRPPVPAGREGGTDGHARDVVTRYRVVNTGAIPRTFTLALAIRPMQVDPPTQILNLVGGVSNIDRIGWDGAAFQVNGDWSVYPDLKPDYVSLAEFERAGFPHVQDVGASTVSQSLVAPGGFGSGVMYFHGDLKPGEIYEVSVVTVLGSDRRRAPDLNRRAIDAGEKAAAEEWRDMLNQVTISGPPESMPMLNSLKTALAHMLITRDGPALRPGPRTYARSWIRDGAMMSESFLRLGHNDPAVEYARWYAPHQFASGKVPCCVDKRGADPVVENDSHGELIFLIVDIYRYTGDRAFAEMMWPHVDKAAAALDTLRLSERTEHNRQDDRKAFYGLLPASVSHEGYLDRPAYSFWDNFWGLKGLNDAAFLAEELGHADRAVDIRADAAEFAADISASVSLVGKELGHVPGAADRKDFDPTSTTIALSPTGAAAALPRELLIATFEKAWSEFVSRRDDQKAWEVYTPYEFRQVSAFVRLGEVERAHALLDFYMHDRRPTAWNQWSEVIGRQERVPRFIGDMPHTWVGSDFIRAVLDLFVYADPETGSLVIGAGLPRHWLQGKGIRVRGLKTPYGEVSYTARDEDGQVLVDLEGSSMPPGGVVFPASLKGDLKVTFNGDPVNVHTTSQ from the coding sequence ATGAGAGGTTCATGGCGGACATCATGCTGCCTGTTTGTCGGCATGGTCTGGTTGTTATTGCCGGTGTGCGCATTTGGGGAGAATCCTGCCGCCAATGATTTTCGGTTGCTTGATGGTTTTGAGAATGTCGGGGAATGGAAGACCATCGCGACGGAATACAGCGAGGCCTCGCTCAGGATGGCAGAAGGCGTGAAGGGCAGTGCGCTTCAACTGTCTTATGAACTTCGAACTGCCGGGGCCGCCAATGCACATCGGGCCATTCAGCTTGATCTGTCGAACAATTTCGAGATCGCATTTACACTCAGGGGGCATGCGCCACAATCTACTTTTGAGATTCGGCTGGTTGATGTCAGTGGCGCGAATGTCTGGTGGAAGCAGTTTCATGATTACGAATTTCCTGATGACTGGACAACCGTTCGTATCCGGCGAAGCGATATCCATTTTGCCTGGGGTCCGATCAAGGACCAGAATCTGAACACCATCGCCAAATTTGAATTTGTGATTCTTGGCGAAACCGGTGACGAGGGTACGGTCGAGTTCGATGCCCTCCAGATTCGTCCGCTTCCTGAGCCGCCCGCCGTGATTCCGCCGGTCGTGGCCATGGCCGGCGACATCCCTGTCCCTGCCGTCCTTGACGGTAATCCGGAAACAACCTGGACGGCCGAAATACCCACGGACCTGATCTTTGATCTGGGCTATTTGCGCGATTTTGGCGGACTGACCTTGCGATGGGCCGAGGGCCAGGTTCCGGAGGCGATGGACCTGGCCCTTTCCGAAGATGGAACAGACTGGACCATGCCGGACTGGGAACGGGGAACCGGGCCTTCCTCGCCAGGAATTATCGGGTATGTGCGGACGGCAGAGGCGTTCGGGCGTTATGTTCGTCTTTCACTTACCCCGGCATCGGAAGGCCGGATTGGCTTGCGGGAAGCTCGGATTGAACCACCGGAATTCGGGCAGAATGACAATCAATTTCTTCTGTCCTTAGCCAGGGAAGCCAAAAAGGGATCGTATCCGCGCAGTTTCTTTGGGGAGCAGATTTACTGGACCGTCGTTGGCCCTCCACAGGGTGGCCGGTCGGCCATGCTGTCTGAAGATGGCGCCATGGAACCGGGCCCCGGCGCATTCTCAATTGAGCCGTTTCTTCTTGAGAATGGGTCGGTGCTGAGCTGGGCCGATGGCGAACATCATCACAGCCTGCTGGATGAGTATCTGCCCTTGCCGCGCGTGCGCCGGACTCATGAGGACCTCTCATTGGAGATCAGTGCACATCGTCCGCCTGTTCCTGCTGGACGGGAAGGGGGAACGGATGGCCATGCCCGGGATGTGGTGACCAGATATCGTGTGGTCAATACCGGCGCGATCCCTCGAACGTTCACCCTGGCTCTTGCCATCCGCCCCATGCAGGTCGATCCGCCTACGCAGATTCTGAACCTTGTGGGTGGTGTCAGCAACATTGATCGAATCGGCTGGGATGGTGCCGCGTTTCAGGTGAATGGTGACTGGTCCGTATATCCTGATCTGAAGCCGGACTATGTTTCGCTCGCGGAATTTGAACGGGCCGGGTTTCCGCATGTGCAGGATGTCGGAGCAAGCACGGTTTCGCAAAGCCTTGTGGCGCCGGGAGGCTTCGGTTCCGGGGTCATGTATTTTCATGGTGATCTGAAGCCGGGTGAGATTTACGAAGTTTCTGTCGTTACGGTGCTCGGTTCCGATAGGAGGCGTGCGCCCGACCTGAACCGCAGGGCCATTGATGCCGGAGAAAAGGCCGCAGCCGAGGAATGGCGGGACATGCTCAATCAGGTGACCATTTCGGGCCCGCCTGAATCCATGCCGATGCTCAATAGTCTGAAAACCGCGTTGGCTCATATGTTGATCACGCGCGACGGGCCGGCACTGCGTCCGGGTCCACGCACCTATGCCCGTTCGTGGATACGTGATGGTGCGATGATGAGTGAAAGTTTCCTGCGTCTCGGGCACAATGACCCTGCGGTTGAGTATGCCCGCTGGTACGCACCCCACCAGTTCGCCAGTGGCAAAGTTCCCTGCTGTGTGGACAAGCGTGGCGCGGATCCGGTTGTGGAGAATGACAGCCATGGAGAACTGATTTTTCTGATTGTGGATATTTACCGGTACACCGGGGATCGTGCCTTTGCCGAGATGATGTGGCCTCATGTGGATAAGGCGGCGGCGGCCCTCGATACCTTGAGGCTGTCGGAACGCACGGAGCATAACCGTCAAGATGATCGCAAGGCATTCTATGGTCTGTTACCGGCATCGGTGAGCCATGAAGGTTATTTGGACCGTCCGGCCTATTCATTCTGGGATAATTTCTGGGGTCTGAAAGGATTGAATGATGCGGCGTTTCTGGCTGAGGAACTGGGTCACGCTGACCGGGCAGTCGACATCAGGGCCGATGCCGCTGAATTTGCGGCAGATATCAGCGCGTCTGTCAGTTTGGTGGGCAAAGAACTTGGGCATGTGCCGGGGGCCGCAGACCGAAAAGATTTTGACCCGACATCCACCACGATCGCGCTTTCACCGACCGGGGCGGCGGCAGCCCTGCCACGAGAATTGCTGATAGCCACGTTTGAAAAAGCCTGGTCCGAGTTTGTATCCCGGCGCGATGACCAAAAAGCGTGGGAGGTCTATACACCATATGAATTTCGGCAGGTCAGCGCGTTTGTGCGCTTGGGAGAGGTGGAACGTGCCCATGCCCTGCTTGATTTTTATATGCATGACCGTCGCCCGACCGCGTGGAACCAATGGAGCGAGGTGATCGGCCGGCAGGAACGGGTACCGCGTTTCATTGGTGATATGCCCCATACCTGGGTGGGATCGGATTTTATCCGGGCGGTGCTTGATCTGTTTGTCTATGCCGATCCAGAAACCGGCTCTCTGGTCATCGGTGCCGGTCTGCCGCGTCATTGGTTACAAGGTAAAGGGATTCGGGTGCGTGGATTGAAAACCCCGTATGGCGAGGTCTCATATACGGCGCGTGATGAGGATGGGCAGGTACTCGTTGATTTGGAAGGATCCTCCATGCCACCCGGCGGCGTGGTTTTTCCAGCTTCCCTGAAGGGAGACCTCAAGGTAACATTCAACGGAGACCCTGTGAACGTGCATACAACATCCCAATAA
- a CDS encoding GH1 family beta-glucosidase, with product MNKQATFPKGFLWGAATSAYQIEGAPLADGAGPSIWQRFSHTPGHTLNNETGDVACDHYHRWREDIALMKELGLQAYRFSVAWGRIFPEGKGRLNEKGLDFYDKLVDGLLEAGIEPLLTLYHWDLPEALDDLGGWLNPDIAHWFADYGEAMYRRLDGRVKKWTTLNEPWVVTDGGYLNGVLAPGHSCHYEAPVAAHHLMRAHGAAVQAYRAAGAHEIGLVVNIEPKYSASDDPKDLAATNRADAYMNRQFLDPALLGSYPEEMKEIFGDAWPEWPAKDFDLICQKIDFVGLNYYTRAVTCDKPDALPVRAGTVPQPHKTYTETGWEVYPDGLSDTLVWLKNRYGEMPLYITENGSAFFDPPKAVHGRVIDPVRMHYLNQHLCAVRTAIEQGVDVRGYMAWSLMDNYEWALGYAKRFGIVHVDFETLERTPKDTARYYSKIIESNGGILDNPFLPVSLHLRHG from the coding sequence ATGAACAAACAAGCGACATTTCCCAAGGGGTTTCTTTGGGGTGCGGCCACATCGGCCTACCAGATTGAGGGGGCACCGCTGGCAGATGGCGCAGGTCCGAGCATCTGGCAGCGATTTTCACATACGCCGGGACATACTCTGAACAACGAGACCGGTGACGTCGCGTGCGACCATTACCATCGCTGGCGAGAGGATATCGCCCTCATGAAGGAGCTGGGGTTGCAGGCCTATCGGTTTTCGGTGGCCTGGGGGCGTATTTTTCCCGAAGGCAAGGGGCGGCTGAATGAGAAAGGCCTGGATTTCTACGACAAACTGGTTGATGGCCTTCTGGAAGCAGGAATTGAACCGCTCCTGACATTGTATCACTGGGATCTGCCTGAGGCGTTGGACGATCTCGGCGGATGGTTGAATCCGGACATTGCGCATTGGTTTGCCGACTATGGGGAAGCCATGTACCGACGGCTGGATGGCCGGGTCAAAAAATGGACGACACTCAATGAACCCTGGGTCGTCACGGATGGCGGCTATTTAAATGGTGTTCTGGCCCCCGGACATTCCTGTCACTATGAAGCGCCCGTTGCCGCGCATCATCTGATGCGTGCCCATGGTGCCGCGGTTCAGGCCTATCGCGCTGCCGGTGCTCATGAAATCGGCCTCGTGGTGAATATCGAGCCCAAGTATTCCGCTTCAGATGATCCCAAAGATCTCGCAGCCACCAATCGCGCGGATGCGTATATGAACCGGCAGTTTCTTGATCCGGCACTTCTGGGATCCTATCCGGAGGAAATGAAGGAAATATTCGGTGACGCCTGGCCTGAATGGCCGGCCAAGGATTTCGACCTGATTTGTCAGAAGATCGATTTTGTCGGACTGAATTATTACACCCGGGCCGTGACCTGTGATAAGCCGGATGCCTTGCCGGTGAGGGCCGGGACCGTTCCCCAACCCCATAAGACGTATACGGAAACCGGGTGGGAGGTCTATCCCGACGGACTTTCCGATACGTTGGTCTGGCTCAAGAATCGTTATGGTGAGATGCCGCTGTATATCACCGAGAATGGCTCGGCCTTCTTTGATCCGCCGAAAGCGGTGCATGGGCGGGTTATTGATCCGGTACGGATGCATTACCTGAATCAACATCTTTGCGCGGTCCGGACCGCGATTGAGCAGGGCGTGGATGTCCGCGGATATATGGCCTGGTCTCTGATGGACAACTATGAATGGGCACTTGGTTATGCCAAACGATTCGGCATTGTGCATGTCGATTTTGAGACGCTTGAACGCACGCCGAAGGATACCGCCCGGTATTATTCGAAAATTATCGAGTCCAATGGAGGAATTCTGGACAACCCCTTTCTTCCGGTCTCTTTGCATTTGCGTCATGGCTAG